GTCAAATTAATTTAGGGCAATATTCAACTTTGAATTTCACTGGTCGTGATGGTGTTATTTTAGGTAATAACTCTCATTTTAACGTTGGTGATAGTGCAAATGTTCACTTTGAAAACAAGGGCCGTGGTGTTGCTCTTGATCTAGCTGCTAATAGTGACATTAATATTGGTGACCATGCAGTAACTTATTTCCATTCTGTAGGAAAGAATAATATCGACGCGCTTGGTAGAAATGCAGGTGTTGCTTCAGGTAGTTATGATGGTTACAACTATATTGGTGTAAACGAAGGCGGTAACATCACTGTTGGTCAGTTTGCAACCTTTAGAGTTATACTTGAAGGTCGTGGCGATAACGCTTGGGATGATGTTGTTTCGTTAGACTCACGAGATGTTAATACTAATGCTGCTTTTACTTCTAAAACCGGTGCAACTATTGACATTCGTGATGATAACACTAACTTCTATGCAGAATTGATTTCATTTCCATTAGGCGCATCTCAATCAAGAATTGATATTCATGACCCATTGTTGCTTAACTTACAACGTTATTCTAGTGGTGGTGCAACTACTGGTTGGATGGCAACTGGTGGTGACAAGATTAATACTACCTCATCACAATACACTTCTAACCTAATTTATATGTCAGGAGCTAATGGTGAATTTAGTGTTGATGGAACAAATTATGTAGTTTACCAACGTATTAAGTCTGATGGTTCTAAGCAAATTTGGTTAAACGTTAATGGCGTTAATATTCCAATGAATGGTTTCCAAACTAAGAATATTTGGGATAATAAGGCCAACCCTGATGTATCAATTAATGGTAATGGTTTAACTGGTGGTGTTAGAGCTAACCAAGTTCACAACTATTATGGTTCTCCGTTAATTGGTAAGGATGCTCCGTACTATGGTATTTCTACGCAACGTGCTAGTCACCAAATTTGGTTCCCACACCAGACCACAATGGAAGTAACTGGTACTCATACTAATACTATTAAGTATGTATATTCAGATGGTACTCCAGTTACAGATGCTAATGGTAATCCAATTGTTAAAACTCAGGATATTACATTAACCCGTAAACTTACTCTTGATATTAGCCAAGATAAGATTGAAGATATTCAAAATTACGCTTTATCACATACCTCTGATGAAACTCTTGAATATATTAAGAATGCTCAAGCTGTCACTGCAGATTCAGGTTGGACTTATACTGATGCGCAGGGTAACAAGATAACTAGTCCATATGCTGAGGTAGTTTCTCCAACCGTAAAGGGATACACCGCTACAATTCAATCATCTAATGTCCCAGGAATTAAGAAAGGCGCCGATGGTTCTTCAGTAACTGCTAAGTTGCAATTTAAGGAAGATCTTGTTCAAAACGGTGAGATATCTAGTGATTATAAGGCACAAGGTATTAGTGCGATTATTCCAGATAATTATGAAACTGTAGTTGTTTACAGTGTTCCTCAAGATGTAAAAGATACTCTTAAGTTCTATGATGATGCAACTAAGTCATACATTACTGATGCTCCTGACCAAACTGCAATTGGTAAGGAAAATGATACTGTTAACTTTAAAGATGGAGCAAGTACTGTAAAATCATTAGAAGACAAAGGATACAAGTTTGTAAATGTAACTGACGGTACTCCTGATGATACTAAGGCAACTATTTTAACTGGTAATTCATTTGATAAAGTAGACTTTGGTAAATTTGGTAAGAGTGGTAAGACGTTTGTTGTTCACTTAACTCACAAGGTAATCCCAGTAACTCCAGATACTCCAAACATTCCATCTAATAGTAAGATTACTAAGGATGATCTTACTAAGACAGCTACTCGTACTATTCACTATGTTGAAAACGGTCAAAATGGTGCTGCTTTAAAGGATCCAACTGTACAAACTGTAACTTACTCAGGTACTGCATACATCGATGAAGTTACTGGTCAAATGGTTAATGCCAAGGCAGATGGAAAAGATTCTCAAGGTAATACTACTTATGTAGTAGACCCTGACAACAAGACTACACCATCAATCACTTGGACTACTTCTAACAATGGCAAGTTTGCTCAAGTAACTCCAGATGCAACTATTAATAAAGATGGTCAAAACTGGAACACAACTGTTAAGTCAGTTAATGAAGAAAATGCACCAGAAGTCTCAAAAATCACTGGTAAGACAACTAACGAAGATGTCTACGTACCATACACTTTGCAACAAAAGACTTATACTGGTGTAGACGAAAACAAGACAGTTACTCGTACAATTAAATACCTTGATAATGAAACCAAAGAAGAAATTAAGGGTCTTGATCCTGTAACTCAAACTACAAACCTTCACCGTACACAAATTAAGGATGAAAAGGGTAATGTAGTTGGTTACGGTACTATCAGTGCAGATGGTCACAGTTATACTATTAACAATAACTGGATTATTGATAACAATGGTTGGTCAGCACAAGTTTCACCTGATGCAACTGGCTTAGGTTACAAGAAGACACCTCACTTTGATAATGGTCAAGATGCTTCAACTGTTCCAGCTGGTACTGTAAGCGTAACTGATCCACAAGATAAAACAGTTAAAGTTTACTACGATCATGATTATGAACCTGTAAACCCAGATCATCCTGAGTACACTAAGGACGTTAACGAAACTGTTCACTATGTATATAGCGATGGTACAAAAGCTGCTGATGACAATGTTCAAACTTCTAAGTGGAGCAGAACTCTTACAGTTGATAAGGTGACAGGTCAGCTTGTTCCAAATGGTCAATACACTACTGAGTGGGCAATTGCTAAGGGTCAACCAAGTGAATACTCACAAGTAAACTCTCCAGTTATTAAGGGTTACTACGCAAATCAAGCGAATGTTCCTGCAACTAAAGTAACTCAAGATGACATTGAAAAGACTGTTACCTACAAGCCACTTGGCCACATTATTCCAGTTGACCCAACTACTGGTGACCCAATTCCAAACGCACCACAACCACAATTTCCTAACAATCCAACTGATCCAACTAAGGGTAATCCAGGTGAAAAACCAACTGTTCCAGGTTACCACCCACAAGATGGCAAGCCAGGCGAACCAGTTAGCCCAGTTCCAGGCAACCCAGGCGAAGATGTTAAGGTTCCTTACGTTAAGGACCAAGGTACTGTTTCAGTTATCTTCCACGATGACACTACTAACAGCACTATTCCAAACGTTGGTTTCAACTCTGGTGATGCAGCAGCTGATACTCCTGTAACTTACAATCCTGAAAAGAACATTTCTGATCTTGAAAAACAAGGTTACGTATATGTACGTACTGAAGGTACTCTTCCTGGCAAGGTTGAAGCTAACAAGAACATTACAGTTACTGTTCACATGAAGCACGGTGTACAACCAGTAACACCAACTACACCACCAACTGATGTACCAAAGAACACACCAAAGGAAGCTCAACCAGATCAATTGACGAAGAAGGTTAACTTAACTGTTAACTATGTCAATGCTGATGGCACTACATTTAATGGTAATGTTCCAGCTAACGCTAAGCAAACTGCTACATTTACTGGTACTGCTTATGTAGATAAGATTACTGGTCAATTAGTAAACGCTAAGCAAGAAGATGGCAAGTGGGTAATTAATACTGATGACACTGCAACTCCAGAAATTACTTGGACTAGCGACAAGACTTCATTTGAAGGAGTAACTTCACCAGCTGAAAAGGGTTACCACGTATCTAATGTTTCATCACATGCTGATGGTGACAACGTTGCTGCAATCACTGGCTTAACTAAGGATAGTCAAGACATTACAGTTACTGTAACTTACGCTAAGAACGGTACTAAGATTGTAGGTGAACGGACTGTTGAAGGTTCAATGACTGTTCACTATACAGGTGCCGGGGACTTAACTCCAAAAGATAATGTTCAAAGTGGTGTAAACTTCCACTACACTGGTGATGTACATGACGCCGAAACTAATGAATTAGTTTCTAAAGGTCACTGGGAAGTAAATGGCGTTACTGGCGACAGCTACCAATTTAACGAAGTAGATTCACCAGCAGTTTCAGGTTATACTGCGGAAGTTAAGGTTGTACCAGGCTTTAAGGCTACTCCAGATAAACCAACATTTGAAACTACTGTAAACTACACTAAGAACGGTACTGAAATTCAAAATAAGAAGAATGTCCCAGCTTCTCAAACTGTTCAATATGTAGATGATCAAGGAAACGTCTTACGCCCTGAAGTAAAGCAAAATTCCGAATTCCAATACAGTGGTGATACTGTTGACAAGGTAACTGGTGAAACTATTAAGCCAGGTTCATGGAACGAAACCACTCATAACTTCACTGCTGAAAATGTTCCTGTAATTAAAGGTTATGTAGCGGTTTCTGGCTACACTAACAACAATGGTAAATACACTGCCGGTGGCTTTACTGCTACTAATACTGGTTCTAAAGAAGATAATAACAAGGTCTTCAAGGTTGTTTACAAGAAGGTCGGTAACCTTGTTCCTCAGGATCCAAATGGCAACCCAATTCCAGATCCAAAGAACCCAGGTCAAAATGTACCAAATGTTCCTTACACTAATGATCCAACAGATCCAACTAAGGTAACACCAAACGAAAAGACTCCAGATATTCCAGGTTGGCACACTGATACTCCAAACGTAACTCCAACAGATCCAACTAAGGACACTCCAGTTGTTTACACTAAGAATGTTGAAAACCAAAATGTAACTGTTAAGTACTTTGACGATACAAAAGAAACTGATTTAAGTTCATATGACAAGTCAATTTCTGCTAAGCCAGGCGAAGCACTTAACTACAGTACTCAACCTTCAATTACTGAACTTGAAAACAAGGGTTACAAGCTTGTAAGTGATAACTTCAATGTAACAACTATGCCTGAAAAGGGTGGAAATTACGAAGTTCACTTTGTTCACAAGACTACTACTATTACTCCAGGTAAGCCAGGTAAGCCAGGTGAGCCAATTAACCCTAACGATCCTAATGGTCCTAAGTGGCCAACAGGTACCGATGCTAAGGCTTTGACTAAGCAAGGTAATCAAACTGTTCACTATGTATATGCTGACGGTACTAAGGCAGCAGATGATAATGTACAAAATACTACATTTGCTCACACTTTAGTGTTTGATAACGTAACTGGTAAGCAAATTGAAGACAAGGGCTGGACTCCTGAAAGTCATACGTTCAAGGATGTAACTTCACCAGAAATTGATGGTTACCACGCTGATAAGAAGACGGTTGCCGGTGCTACTGTAACTGTTAATGATCCAACTAGTGAAACTACTGTAATTTACGCTAAGAACGATACAGAAATTAGAAATCATCAGGAAGTTACAGCTTCACAACTTGTTAAATATGTTGATGAAGACGGTAACGAATTAAGAGCTTCTAAGAATCAAAACTTCACCTTTACTTACACAGGTGATACTTATGATAAAGAAACTGGTAAGCAAATTGCTACTGGTAAGTGGAACCAAACAAGTACTGACTTTACTAGTGAGAACGTCCCTGTAATTGATGGTTACGTTGCTGTTAAGGGTTATACTCGTGATGACAATGACAAAGTTGTTGCAGGTGGATTCACTACTTCTTACGATGCAAGTGATGCAAAACGCAATAGAACATTTACTGTTGTTTACAAGAAGGTAGGAAAGATTGTTCCGGTTGATCCATCTAAGAACCCAATTCCAGATGCACCAACTCCAAGTTACGAGAACGATCCAACTGATCCAACTAAGGTAACTCCAGATGAACCAACTCCAAATGTTCCAGGTTACACTCCAAGTCAAAACACTGTAACTCCTCCAGATCCAACTAAGGATACTCCAGTTGTTTACACTAAGAACGTTGAACAAAAGGCTAAGGTTCAATATATTGACTTAGACGATAACAACAAGGTAATGTCTGAATCTCCTGTATTAACTGGTCAAGCAGGCGATAAGATTGATTACTCAACTACTAATGAAATTGCTAACTACGAAAAGCAAGGTTACGTTCTTGCAGATGATGGTTTCAGCAATAACCCAGTATTTGATAACGTTGAAGGTAATGAACAAATCTTTAAAGTAACCTTCCACCATGGTCAAATC
This is a stretch of genomic DNA from Lactobacillus crispatus. It encodes these proteins:
- a CDS encoding mucin-binding protein, with the translated sequence MEKAAERKPHFAIRKLTIGAASVLLGTTLWMSTTASTSHADTNDDANSPESHEKSNTTADNGTGDANKTVVITNNDAAKAAADATTDNVTINNNESTETKAAQDKNSSNSVSEKKSTETKSSVDTSSLEKSNVSASTVTTDKSTQASAANKASNNVATTTNKVANASTTTNKSASTTVNNTEKAAAKLAEDANVNTGNITKSTVSKDTTITDAGKVGKQDQNNVDTQTFNLNTAELGKLTKSSDSHFNPKLAAALFGNSLIQANANNAVNANTSALNSSALTNGDASALGASLRAASGNNDTSNYQTVTNWSGLKGAVNSSASGVIISGTINVPQFTTVNQNNDLNINKDFTIIGADENATLNLNNNVINNNGNLTLKNINIKGAVAGNGTVNIEGKVTSTVGSDNSIIKGKTIDEANAAVQDQTSTGKIGTQGTSWVAGSNNRNGWTVKGWNYANFSGSNVNIAADANLTISRSAIGDGIHLTNNGTVNVADNGQLTINMNTNNDLNTTARYHNAGIFAVGNGNFTTGYKSVVTLNTSIGQGISMTGMRPYVTDDDRFGGYGARDRSDGSGQINLGQYSTLNFTGRDGVILGNNSHFNVGDSANVHFENKGRGVALDLAANSDINIGDHAVTYFHSVGKNNIDALGRNAGVASGSYDGYNYIGVNEGGNITVGQFATFRVILEGRGDNAWDDVVSLDSRDVNTNAAFTSKTGATIDIRDDNTNFYAELISFPLGASQSRIDIHDPLLLNLQRYSSGGATTGWMATGGDKINTTSSQYTSNLIYMSGANGEFSVDGTNYVVYQRIKSDGSKQIWLNVNGVNIPMNGFQTKNIWDNKANPDVSINGNGLTGGVRANQVHNYYGSPLIGKDAPYYGISTQRASHQIWFPHQTTMEVTGTHTNTIKYVYSDGTPVTDANGNPIVKTQDITLTRKLTLDISQDKIEDIQNYALSHTSDETLEYIKNAQAVTADSGWTYTDAQGNKITSPYAEVVSPTVKGYTATIQSSNVPGIKKGADGSSVTAKLQFKEDLVQNGEISSDYKAQGISAIIPDNYETVVVYSVPQDVKDTLKFYDDATKSYITDAPDQTAIGKENDTVNFKDGASTVKSLEDKGYKFVNVTDGTPDDTKATILTGNSFDKVDFGKFGKSGKTFVVHLTHKVIPVTPDTPNIPSNSKITKDDLTKTATRTIHYVENGQNGAALKDPTVQTVTYSGTAYIDEVTGQMVNAKADGKDSQGNTTYVVDPDNKTTPSITWTTSNNGKFAQVTPDATINKDGQNWNTTVKSVNEENAPEVSKITGKTTNEDVYVPYTLQQKTYTGVDENKTVTRTIKYLDNETKEEIKGLDPVTQTTNLHRTQIKDEKGNVVGYGTISADGHSYTINNNWIIDNNGWSAQVSPDATGLGYKKTPHFDNGQDASTVPAGTVSVTDPQDKTVKVYYDHDYEPVNPDHPEYTKDVNETVHYVYSDGTKAADDNVQTSKWSRTLTVDKVTGQLVPNGQYTTEWAIAKGQPSEYSQVNSPVIKGYYANQANVPATKVTQDDIEKTVTYKPLGHIIPVDPTTGDPIPNAPQPQFPNNPTDPTKGNPGEKPTVPGYHPQDGKPGEPVSPVPGNPGEDVKVPYVKDQGTVSVIFHDDTTNSTIPNVGFNSGDAAADTPVTYNPEKNISDLEKQGYVYVRTEGTLPGKVEANKNITVTVHMKHGVQPVTPTTPPTDVPKNTPKEAQPDQLTKKVNLTVNYVNADGTTFNGNVPANAKQTATFTGTAYVDKITGQLVNAKQEDGKWVINTDDTATPEITWTSDKTSFEGVTSPAEKGYHVSNVSSHADGDNVAAITGLTKDSQDITVTVTYAKNGTKIVGERTVEGSMTVHYTGAGDLTPKDNVQSGVNFHYTGDVHDAETNELVSKGHWEVNGVTGDSYQFNEVDSPAVSGYTAEVKVVPGFKATPDKPTFETTVNYTKNGTEIQNKKNVPASQTVQYVDDQGNVLRPEVKQNSEFQYSGDTVDKVTGETIKPGSWNETTHNFTAENVPVIKGYVAVSGYTNNNGKYTAGGFTATNTGSKEDNNKVFKVVYKKVGNLVPQDPNGNPIPDPKNPGQNVPNVPYTNDPTDPTKVTPNEKTPDIPGWHTDTPNVTPTDPTKDTPVVYTKNVENQNVTVKYFDDTKETDLSSYDKSISAKPGEALNYSTQPSITELENKGYKLVSDNFNVTTMPEKGGNYEVHFVHKTTTITPGKPGKPGEPINPNDPNGPKWPTGTDAKALTKQGNQTVHYVYADGTKAADDNVQNTTFAHTLVFDNVTGKQIEDKGWTPESHTFKDVTSPEIDGYHADKKTVAGATVTVNDPTSETTVIYAKNDTEIRNHQEVTASQLVKYVDEDGNELRASKNQNFTFTYTGDTYDKETGKQIATGKWNQTSTDFTSENVPVIDGYVAVKGYTRDDNDKVVAGGFTTSYDASDAKRNRTFTVVYKKVGKIVPVDPSKNPIPDAPTPSYENDPTDPTKVTPDEPTPNVPGYTPSQNTVTPPDPTKDTPVVYTKNVEQKAKVQYIDLDDNNKVMSESPVLTGQAGDKIDYSTTNEIANYEKQGYVLADDGFSNNPVFDNVEGNEQIFKVTFHHGQIPVNPDHPHDGVDPSKYTKDVKETVHYVDTEGNKVHDDNVQTSKWTRTLTVDAVTGKTIDNGQYTTDWSIAKGEKTVYDQVNTPVVDGYHADKREVPATAVTQDNIDVTVIYAKNGKIIPTDPSGKPIPNVPTPTYPTDPTDPTKVTPDEPVPDIPGLIPSKPTVTPTDPGKDTPVPYNPVIPAKDQAAVVNYIDSDEGNKVITTSGNLSGKAGSTIDYSTKSTIADLENKGYVLVNDGFPAGAKFDNDDNTTQIFTVVLKHGTVPVTPDKPGKPGEPINPNDPDGPKWPEGTDENSVKKTGTQTIHYVGAGENTPKDDVQTFDFTKKMVVDKVTGKIIDSGEWNVTSHTFGYKDTPVIDGYHADKRNAGGSVVTPDDLNKTVTVTYTQNGKIIPTDPSGKPIPNVPNPTYPTDPTDPTKVTPDEPVPDIPGMIPSKPTVTPTDPGKDTPVPYTPVTPVVNTVTGKITYIDDDATGNKILDVDNFSGKVGDKIDYTTAGEIQSYVNKGYVLVSNNFKDGDETFAKDGNVFEVHFKHGTTTVTPEKPGKPGEPIDPSNPEGPKYPAGTDEHAVKRTGTQTVHFTGAGDKTPADKKQSFDFTRKITFDNVTGKIITTTPWNEASHTFGYENVPVVDGFHTTVKTAGGTTVTPDDLDKTVTVNYSQNGKIIPVDPSGKPIPNAPTPTYPTDPTDPTKVVPNEPVPNIPGMVPSKNTVTPSDPGKDTPVIYNNGNTPVNPDTPTTPTNPTTPTTPTTPDEPTNVTPHAETPETPSEPEKPSDDTNTVKPHAGVVPTSKKKSTTTTKTVTPHAQREVRITKNGNIINSKGHTIGYVDDKGQVHKTLPQTGDSAELAEAEAILGGIAAGLGLIGLAGSKKRRRN